The Sinomicrobium kalidii genome contains a region encoding:
- a CDS encoding vitamin K epoxide reductase family protein: MKQTFYHIFRFIRDNNYRITFDEFTKHLTSHPDYPSLYAISDSLKHWNIEALVVQVPREELDRLPESFVAVTEEGGAQNIVYVRKKGDKILIREEKNKKTIDKDAFLHRWTGIILAIEPDTVKKGVRIPVSGVHYVLFFFALLAIVLRFVTGPFAFADIAFFAVCVLGIFISVLAIRETLGFFSGTVHKICNAGNRTSCGEVLSSRGAKVFGIFTLSDLCLVYFLSLGLVAVMVPGVSGALTTFVLAAAAVLLSLYSLYYQAVIVKKWCVLCLGITVLLYLQFTIVLLSSVFRFDYATALVTLLVFALVTPGWLWVKENLEKLKTLENAEVDLLKLKRNKSVFRAILGDSDKIHRDTLKELFVPGIGKEKAPEMMYGVLSPSCIHCKTAFLNYADLIEEESGNMQFGILFNVNPENEKNPYLDVCYKVLEIHEKEGRENAVNALKMWYESGFELAGWQEKYGISNNDKYKAIVGAHYRWCKENNINYTPATIVREHIYPMDFAVKDLKFFIADE, translated from the coding sequence ATGAAACAAACCTTCTACCACATCTTCCGCTTCATCCGGGATAATAACTACCGGATCACCTTTGACGAATTTACCAAGCACCTTACGTCACATCCGGATTATCCCAGCCTTTACGCCATTTCCGATTCCCTGAAACACTGGAATATTGAAGCCCTTGTCGTACAGGTGCCCAGGGAAGAACTGGACCGCCTCCCGGAAAGTTTTGTTGCCGTTACTGAAGAAGGCGGGGCGCAAAATATTGTTTATGTCAGGAAGAAGGGAGACAAAATTCTAATCCGGGAAGAAAAAAATAAAAAGACAATTGACAAGGATGCGTTTTTGCATAGATGGACCGGTATTATACTGGCCATAGAACCCGATACGGTTAAAAAAGGAGTACGTATCCCTGTTTCCGGAGTACACTATGTGTTGTTTTTCTTTGCCCTGCTGGCCATTGTGCTGCGCTTTGTAACGGGGCCCTTTGCTTTTGCGGATATCGCATTTTTTGCTGTCTGTGTTCTGGGGATTTTTATCAGTGTGCTTGCCATCCGGGAAACCCTCGGTTTTTTTTCCGGAACGGTACACAAAATCTGTAATGCGGGAAACAGGACGAGTTGCGGGGAAGTGTTGTCGTCCCGCGGCGCAAAAGTGTTCGGTATTTTTACACTAAGTGATTTATGTCTTGTTTACTTCCTTTCCCTGGGTCTTGTTGCTGTTATGGTGCCGGGAGTTTCCGGTGCTCTGACAACATTTGTGCTGGCTGCGGCAGCGGTATTGTTATCGCTGTATTCCCTGTATTATCAGGCGGTAATAGTAAAGAAGTGGTGCGTGCTCTGCCTGGGGATCACCGTGCTGCTTTATCTGCAGTTTACTATTGTACTGTTATCATCGGTTTTTCGGTTTGATTATGCTACGGCTCTGGTGACCCTCTTGGTTTTTGCACTTGTAACCCCGGGATGGCTGTGGGTCAAGGAAAATCTGGAAAAACTCAAAACATTGGAAAATGCGGAGGTGGATCTTCTAAAACTAAAAAGAAATAAAAGTGTATTTCGCGCTATCCTGGGAGATAGCGATAAAATTCACCGGGATACATTGAAAGAACTGTTTGTGCCGGGTATAGGCAAGGAAAAAGCTCCCGAAATGATGTACGGCGTGCTGAGCCCTTCCTGCATTCACTGCAAAACCGCGTTTTTAAATTATGCAGACCTTATAGAGGAGGAATCCGGAAATATGCAATTCGGAATTTTGTTCAATGTAAACCCCGAAAACGAGAAAAACCCTTACCTGGATGTTTGTTACAAAGTATTGGAGATACATGAAAAGGAAGGGAGGGAAAATGCCGTAAACGCATTGAAAATGTGGTACGAATCCGGTTTTGAACTGGCCGGATGGCAGGAAAAATACGGTATTTCGAATAATGATAAGTATAAAGCGATAGTAGGTGCGCATTATCGCTGGTGCAAGGAAAATAATATCAACTATACCCCGGCTACGATCGTCCGGGAACATATTTATCCTATGGATTTTGCTGTAAAAGACCTGAAATTTTTTATAGCTGACGAATGA
- a CDS encoding tyrosine-type recombinase/integrase: protein MYFYLNNPSSEKDQLILLMYWVSYDKQKFKYSTGQFISPKDWDSESKMPVIKRGRSDLSAIKSVLDRYSGFLNKLLDNAKINDEIITLNFLRTEFDKKFKPKKTRITTSKRLPDLIQDFIDRKNKSEGKSEHWNKKFKALKGKIRYYEEDRSKNLRFDDINEDFIDDWSGFLRKIDKEPYKPHNDNTLKREIDFLFTFLYWAKGKYHDIDFKELKNPIKKYEPDDVYLTKDEIEKIEELELTEEDLIQVRDLFLIGVYSGQRFSDYSVFEKEDVKGNMIIKVAEKTEHDSFIPLLPKLKALLEKYDWNIPVIHEKTFNRKLRKICKMAEIDESIKETVYRGNKKEVIYWKKYETVGSHTARRTFITLSSERGMPDHIIMKVTGIKNPQTLIKYKKTSQRSIKEQMEKYWG, encoded by the coding sequence ATGTACTTTTATCTTAACAATCCTTCTTCAGAAAAAGACCAGCTAATTCTTTTAATGTATTGGGTTTCGTATGATAAGCAAAAATTCAAATACTCGACTGGACAATTTATCAGCCCTAAAGATTGGGATTCCGAAAGTAAAATGCCAGTTATTAAAAGAGGGCGTTCTGATTTGTCTGCTATAAAAAGTGTTCTTGATCGGTACTCCGGGTTCCTAAACAAGCTTTTGGATAATGCCAAGATAAATGATGAGATCATAACCTTAAATTTTTTAAGGACTGAATTTGACAAGAAATTTAAGCCCAAAAAGACAAGAATAACAACTTCTAAACGATTACCAGATTTAATTCAGGATTTCATAGACAGGAAAAATAAATCTGAGGGTAAGTCAGAACATTGGAATAAAAAATTCAAGGCTTTAAAGGGGAAGATACGGTATTATGAAGAGGATAGGAGTAAAAATCTACGATTTGATGATATAAATGAGGACTTTATAGATGATTGGTCGGGATTTTTAAGAAAAATCGACAAGGAGCCATATAAGCCACATAATGATAATACCCTAAAGAGAGAGATCGATTTTCTTTTTACCTTTCTCTATTGGGCTAAAGGGAAATATCATGATATAGATTTTAAGGAGCTCAAAAATCCAATTAAAAAGTATGAACCTGATGATGTATACTTAACCAAAGATGAAATAGAGAAAATTGAAGAACTGGAGTTAACAGAAGAAGACTTAATCCAAGTTCGTGATCTATTTCTGATAGGCGTGTATTCCGGTCAAAGATTTTCCGACTATTCTGTGTTCGAAAAAGAAGATGTAAAAGGGAATATGATTATTAAAGTTGCGGAGAAAACGGAACATGACAGTTTTATCCCTCTTCTTCCAAAACTCAAAGCTCTCTTGGAGAAATATGACTGGAATATTCCGGTTATCCATGAAAAGACTTTTAATAGAAAATTGCGAAAAATTTGTAAAATGGCCGAGATAGATGAGAGTATAAAAGAGACCGTGTATAGGGGAAATAAAAAGGAGGTTATATACTGGAAAAAATATGAGACAGTAGGAAGCCATACAGCACGGAGGACTTTTATCACATTATCATCGGAGCGGGGCATGCCGGATCATATTATTATGAAAGTAACCGGTATCAAAAATCCCCAAACTCTTATTAAATACAAAAAAACTTCTCAGCGGTCCATAAAAGAACAGATGGAAAAATATTGGGGCTAA
- a CDS encoding porin, producing MQFRFATPDDQNPLTFDDYDTENSSLFKINRARLKVGGSAYQPWLKYYWEYELRRSNLLDFRVMVEKWDWLKLKVGQWKVEYSRERRISSGEQGTMDRSIINRPFTVDRQQGIELYGRLKNRGMLDFSYWVGMFTGTGRGSATNDDGNLMYFGRLQWNMLGEDLGFESSDFEFHPKPKAIIALAGVTNRSPYTRFSQSGGGFLNGFEDGSMGQYRVNQYNLETAFVYNGLSWQSEWHHKIIKDKFTENDASTTMEGFYLQAGYLGNSAFDWWPRPLEIAGRYARFTPDNNIDDNFQEEATLAFNWFFKEHKNKLTLEISHFDYEQVDTRINDKVRFRVQWDISF from the coding sequence ATGCAATTTCGTTTCGCAACTCCCGACGATCAGAACCCACTCACTTTTGATGATTATGATACTGAAAATTCCAGTTTGTTTAAGATAAACCGGGCGCGCCTGAAAGTTGGGGGAAGTGCCTACCAACCTTGGTTAAAATATTATTGGGAGTATGAGTTGAGAAGGTCCAATCTTCTGGATTTCCGGGTTATGGTTGAAAAATGGGACTGGCTGAAACTTAAAGTAGGACAGTGGAAAGTGGAATATTCCAGGGAACGCCGTATCAGCAGTGGAGAACAGGGAACGATGGACCGGTCTATTATCAACAGGCCCTTTACTGTAGACAGGCAGCAAGGGATAGAACTCTACGGAAGGCTCAAAAACAGAGGGATGCTCGACTTCAGTTACTGGGTAGGAATGTTTACCGGTACCGGAAGGGGGAGTGCGACCAATGATGACGGTAACCTCATGTATTTTGGCAGGCTGCAATGGAATATGCTGGGGGAGGACCTGGGGTTTGAAAGCAGTGATTTTGAATTCCATCCAAAGCCAAAAGCTATTATTGCCCTTGCCGGGGTAACCAACCGCAGTCCGTATACCCGATTCTCACAATCCGGAGGTGGGTTTTTAAACGGGTTTGAAGATGGTTCAATGGGACAATACAGGGTAAATCAATACAATCTTGAAACGGCTTTTGTCTATAATGGGTTAAGCTGGCAGTCGGAATGGCACCACAAGATCATTAAGGACAAGTTCACGGAAAATGATGCATCTACCACCATGGAAGGATTTTACCTTCAGGCGGGCTATCTGGGCAACTCTGCTTTCGATTGGTGGCCCAGACCACTGGAGATTGCCGGTAGGTACGCCAGGTTTACCCCGGATAATAATATTGATGACAATTTTCAGGAAGAAGCAACCCTGGCCTTTAACTGGTTTTTTAAGGAACACAAAAATAAACTGACCCTGGAAATCAGCCATTTTGATTATGAACAGGTAGATACCCGGATCAATGATAAAGTTCGGTTCAGGGTGCAGTGGGATATTTCTTTTTGA
- a CDS encoding RagB/SusD family nutrient uptake outer membrane protein, producing the protein MMKKNKINLWLFFLPIILLSSCDNELDQSPFDSLQTDKAFITASDFENGIRGAYFALTLGGYYGSADQGSMLSMPDVLSDNVIMTQRGRFTKRNLHEFTYTQASTITSFYNDAYNVIYSANQVLYYLDMNDFQGPSRENIKAEALALRAFAHFDLVRVYGKIPTQSSDANASLGVGYVTEPDPWVTPSRLTVAETYDAILEDLLEAYDKIDSDNGIGRFNKETVALLLSRVYLYMGGEENYQKCVDYANEVTTPIASREDVKEIWTDEKDSGLLFYITNLAGAGELNNQIGITWGQGPVDGIVPEYAVTFEFMNKFSEDDIRRESYTHTVSGSGQTYNGIKKLFGKPGQFNGIVNYKILRAEEALLNKTEALFFLGREAEALNALNQLRDERYTSYSGGESGNGLLEAIKLERRLEFAFEYQRFFDLKRWGDDMIRQATGDLVDGSGTPSAALSLEAGDHKWQLPFFQQMLARNPNLVQNPGY; encoded by the coding sequence ATGATGAAAAAAAACAAAATTAATCTGTGGCTTTTCTTTTTGCCAATAATATTATTGTCATCTTGTGACAATGAATTGGATCAGTCCCCATTTGATTCTCTTCAGACCGATAAAGCATTTATTACTGCTTCTGATTTTGAAAATGGTATAAGGGGGGCTTATTTTGCTTTGACTTTGGGTGGTTATTATGGGAGTGCGGATCAAGGTTCTATGTTGTCCATGCCAGATGTTCTTTCTGATAATGTAATAATGACACAAAGAGGGAGATTTACTAAAAGAAATCTTCATGAGTTTACTTATACTCAAGCTTCGACAATTACTTCTTTTTACAATGACGCCTACAATGTGATATATAGTGCTAATCAGGTTCTATATTATTTGGACATGAATGATTTTCAGGGACCATCAAGAGAAAACATTAAGGCGGAGGCTTTAGCTTTGAGGGCGTTTGCTCATTTTGATCTGGTTAGAGTATATGGGAAAATCCCTACTCAATCCTCTGATGCTAATGCATCATTGGGTGTTGGTTATGTGACAGAGCCAGATCCATGGGTGACTCCTTCAAGACTAACCGTTGCTGAAACATATGATGCAATTTTGGAGGACTTGTTAGAGGCATATGATAAAATTGATTCTGATAATGGAATAGGTCGATTTAATAAAGAAACAGTAGCGTTATTATTATCGAGAGTTTACCTCTACATGGGAGGAGAAGAGAATTATCAGAAATGTGTTGATTATGCAAATGAGGTTACAACTCCAATTGCTTCAAGAGAAGATGTAAAGGAAATTTGGACGGATGAAAAAGATTCGGGACTTCTTTTTTATATCACTAATTTGGCTGGAGCAGGAGAATTAAATAATCAAATTGGAATTACTTGGGGACAGGGGCCGGTCGATGGTATTGTGCCGGAATACGCAGTCACCTTTGAATTCATGAATAAATTTAGTGAGGATGATATAAGGAGAGAGTCCTATACCCATACAGTATCAGGTTCGGGCCAAACTTATAATGGTATAAAGAAATTGTTTGGGAAGCCTGGACAGTTTAATGGAATTGTTAATTATAAAATTTTAAGGGCCGAAGAAGCGTTATTAAATAAGACAGAAGCTTTATTTTTCTTAGGGAGAGAAGCAGAAGCGCTTAATGCTTTGAATCAGTTAAGGGATGAGCGCTATACTTCTTATTCTGGAGGAGAGTCCGGAAATGGGCTTCTAGAAGCAATTAAGCTGGAAAGACGTCTTGAATTCGCTTTCGAATACCAAAGATTTTTTGACTTAAAAAGATGGGGAGATGATATGATTAGACAGGCGACGGGGGATCTGGTTGATGGTAGTGGTACTCCTTCGGCTGCATTATCACTTGAGGCCGGAGATCATAAATGGCAATTGCCATTCTTCCAACAGATGTTAGCTAGAAATCCTAATCTTGTGCAGAATCCAGGATATTAA
- a CDS encoding primase-helicase family protein has product MKTTSTYLRIGTSYFKRIHRPLASGDTLEVLTLWSKECIKEDHGRQYLSKIKKYDGFCCIPSHLNFQQEISNFYNTYNALSHKPKQGEITYSLQFMEHLFGEQLELGLDYLKILYEKPTQILPVLCLVSKERNTGKTTALNWLKAIFGSNMTYNTNDDFRSQFNADWSSKLIIAVDEVLLDKKEDTERIKNLATARTYKAEAKGKDKNEIEFFGKFILCSNNEKTFIKIDPGEIRFWVRKLPTFPKEDEQLLEKLIREIPAFLHYLLHRDYYSENTTRMWFTPQQLKTEALKKLISFNKNIVEVELINSIIEIMENYEVDEFRFCIKDLQNLLSRTPYRETKTKLKNIVQEEWKLTPAPNSLKYQKFSVLSDGTIVDTTDKGRFYTLKKSFILQNFDDLMPESYKDMTNSKLHCHQTGIKVSSKNNLMPENDENIKLMPKR; this is encoded by the coding sequence ATGAAAACAACATCAACATATCTTCGTATTGGCACTTCCTACTTTAAACGTATCCATAGGCCCCTGGCTTCCGGGGATACCCTCGAAGTGCTCACCCTGTGGAGCAAGGAATGTATCAAGGAAGATCACGGCAGACAGTACCTGAGTAAAATCAAAAAATATGACGGTTTTTGTTGTATTCCCTCCCACCTGAATTTTCAGCAGGAAATCTCCAATTTCTATAATACCTATAATGCGCTTTCCCATAAGCCCAAACAAGGAGAAATTACCTATTCTTTACAGTTTATGGAACATCTTTTCGGGGAACAACTGGAATTGGGACTGGACTATCTAAAAATCCTTTATGAAAAGCCTACACAAATACTCCCGGTACTATGCTTGGTATCGAAGGAACGGAATACCGGAAAGACTACAGCCCTGAACTGGCTCAAAGCCATTTTCGGCAGTAATATGACTTATAATACCAATGATGATTTCCGGTCACAGTTCAACGCGGACTGGTCCAGCAAATTGATTATTGCCGTGGATGAAGTGCTGCTGGACAAAAAGGAAGATACTGAACGCATCAAAAACCTGGCCACCGCTCGGACCTATAAAGCAGAAGCCAAGGGAAAAGATAAAAACGAAATCGAATTTTTCGGCAAGTTTATCCTGTGCAGCAACAATGAAAAAACCTTTATCAAGATCGATCCCGGAGAAATCCGGTTTTGGGTGCGTAAACTTCCCACCTTTCCCAAAGAGGACGAACAGCTTCTGGAGAAACTCATCCGGGAAATCCCGGCTTTCCTGCATTATCTCTTACACCGGGATTACTATTCGGAAAACACCACCCGGATGTGGTTTACCCCACAACAACTCAAAACCGAGGCGTTAAAGAAACTTATCAGCTTTAACAAGAACATCGTGGAAGTAGAACTTATCAACTCCATCATAGAAATCATGGAAAATTACGAAGTGGATGAGTTCCGGTTTTGCATCAAAGATTTACAAAACCTGCTGAGCAGGACCCCTTACCGGGAAACCAAAACCAAACTCAAAAACATCGTCCAGGAAGAATGGAAACTGACCCCGGCCCCCAACTCCTTAAAATATCAAAAGTTCTCGGTTTTGAGCGACGGCACTATCGTGGATACTACCGATAAAGGAAGGTTTTATACCCTGAAAAAATCCTTCATCCTGCAAAATTTTGATGATTTGATGCCAGAATCATATAAAGATATGACTAACAGTAAATTACACTGTCATCAAACCGGCATCAAAGTGTCATCAAAAAATAATTTGATGCCGGAAAATGATGAAAACATAAAATTGATGCCGAAAAGATGA
- a CDS encoding GNAT family N-acyltransferase, with protein MGLVTAKEVAKAIHVDKYGIFGTFIGWVFMKLLKISTLNKIYNRNKHLDDIEFLDAILDEFRIRFEIPEDDMKRLPKEGSYITISNHPLGGIDGILLLKLLLEQRPDYKIIANFLLHRIEPLRPYIMPVNPFEDHRDTKSSITGFKQSIRHLREGHPLGIFPAGEVSTYRDGKLIVDKPWEEAAMKLIKKAEVPVIPVYFHAKNSRFFYRLAKISDTLRTAKLPSELLTQKNRVIRVRIGRPISIQTQREFDTLDTFTEFLRKKTYMLANPYQKESLLRKVPSSLKLPKIPKKIITPVAAELMEEEIGVLREHNGRLLKSKNYEVFLAPSGRIPHILQEIGRLREITFREVGEGTNQAVDLDRFDTYYHHMFLWDDNEKKIVGAYRMGLGAEIFAAYGIDGFYLQDLFRFEPELYKMMSESIEMGRAFIIKEYQQKPMPLFLLWKGIVHTTLRHPEHKYLIGGVSISNQFSNFSKSLMIEFMKSNYYDPYVAQYIKPKKDFKVKLKDVDKDFVFDETEADLNKFDRIIDEVEPGSLRLPVLIKKYIKQNAKVVAFNVDPLFNNSVDGLMYIRIADLPESTVKPVMEEFQEELERKFMQNNGDGPEENETS; from the coding sequence ATGGGATTAGTAACTGCAAAAGAAGTTGCAAAGGCAATTCATGTAGATAAATACGGGATATTCGGAACCTTTATAGGATGGGTCTTCATGAAATTGCTGAAAATATCTACACTAAACAAGATATACAACAGGAACAAACACCTGGACGATATAGAGTTCCTGGATGCTATCCTGGATGAATTCAGGATTCGTTTTGAAATTCCCGAAGATGATATGAAAAGACTTCCCAAAGAGGGGAGCTATATTACAATTTCCAATCACCCGTTGGGGGGAATAGACGGAATACTGCTGTTGAAGCTACTTTTGGAGCAACGCCCCGACTATAAGATCATAGCCAATTTCCTGCTACACCGTATAGAGCCCTTGAGGCCCTATATAATGCCGGTAAATCCTTTTGAAGATCACCGGGATACCAAGTCGAGTATAACGGGGTTTAAACAGTCTATCCGTCATTTGAGGGAAGGGCATCCCCTGGGAATATTCCCTGCGGGTGAAGTGTCTACGTACCGGGACGGAAAACTTATTGTGGATAAGCCCTGGGAAGAAGCAGCGATGAAACTGATAAAAAAGGCGGAAGTACCGGTCATTCCCGTATATTTTCATGCCAAGAACAGCCGTTTTTTTTACAGGCTGGCCAAGATCAGTGATACCCTGCGTACGGCAAAGTTACCATCAGAATTGCTTACACAAAAGAACAGGGTGATCAGGGTACGGATCGGAAGACCTATTTCGATACAAACCCAGCGCGAATTTGACACCCTGGATACCTTTACCGAGTTTCTGCGTAAGAAGACCTATATGCTGGCAAACCCGTATCAGAAGGAAAGTTTGCTGCGAAAGGTTCCGTCTTCATTAAAACTTCCTAAAATACCTAAAAAAATCATTACCCCGGTGGCAGCAGAACTTATGGAAGAGGAAATCGGGGTACTCAGGGAACATAACGGCCGATTGCTGAAAAGTAAAAATTATGAAGTATTTCTGGCCCCGTCAGGAAGGATTCCCCACATATTGCAGGAAATAGGAAGACTCAGGGAAATTACCTTCCGGGAAGTGGGAGAAGGGACAAACCAGGCTGTAGACCTTGACCGTTTCGACACCTACTATCATCATATGTTTTTGTGGGACGATAATGAGAAAAAGATAGTCGGGGCCTATAGAATGGGACTTGGTGCTGAAATTTTTGCTGCTTACGGAATAGATGGATTTTATTTGCAAGACCTTTTTCGTTTTGAACCGGAACTGTATAAAATGATGAGTGAATCCATAGAAATGGGCAGAGCTTTCATAATTAAGGAATACCAGCAAAAACCAATGCCGCTTTTCTTGTTATGGAAAGGGATAGTGCATACAACCCTCAGACACCCCGAACACAAATATCTCATAGGCGGAGTAAGCATCAGTAATCAGTTTTCCAACTTTTCAAAATCGCTGATGATCGAATTTATGAAATCAAATTACTACGATCCTTATGTAGCCCAATACATTAAACCCAAAAAGGATTTCAAGGTAAAACTCAAGGATGTCGATAAGGATTTTGTTTTTGACGAAACCGAGGCAGACCTGAACAAATTTGACAGGATCATTGACGAAGTCGAACCGGGAAGCCTGCGTTTACCCGTACTCATTAAAAAATATATTAAACAAAACGCCAAGGTAGTCGCCTTTAATGTAGACCCGCTTTTTAACAATTCGGTTGACGGACTGATGTATATACGTATTGCCGATCTGCCGGAAAGTACGGTAAAACCCGTCATGGAGGAATTTCAGGAAGAACTGGAACGCAAATTCATGCAAAATAACGGAGACGGACCGGAAGAAAATGAAACGTCGTAG
- a CDS encoding helix-turn-helix domain-containing protein, which yields MNNPFDTLQTELSEIKGMLTELLNQPKEDLSNKFYTINEAAGILKVDRQTVRNHIEKGHIQARRMKNGSRILIAHTELFDSLNEIKSLKYKR from the coding sequence ATGAACAATCCATTTGACACCCTCCAGACAGAACTAAGCGAGATCAAGGGCATGCTGACCGAACTGCTCAACCAGCCTAAAGAGGATTTGTCTAATAAGTTTTATACGATCAACGAAGCTGCCGGAATCCTGAAAGTGGACCGGCAAACGGTACGAAACCACATCGAAAAAGGACATATCCAAGCCAGGCGTATGAAAAACGGTAGCAGGATACTCATTGCTCATACAGAACTGTTTGACAGTTTAAACGAGATCAAATCCTTAAAGTATAAAAGATAA
- a CDS encoding putative porin, producing the protein MKRIFFLCTLLLFAFVVKAQEKKPSEKRGNTISRPSGKDSGRPANDSVPDVSIKDYKIISYKRDTTHLDTSLTIDKEYKYNYLRRDNFELLRFSNMGQTYNSLAKNFRTAGLYPQLGARSKHFNYMEAEDINYYSVPTPTTDLLFKTTMEQGQLLDAFITMNTSRQFNLSVAYKGMRSLGKYQHILSSTGNFRVTANYTTKDNKYRMRAHFTAQDILNQENGGISNRTQFESGEPEFTDRARMNVFFENAENLLIGKRYFLDQEYFLVRPGKAFSRLSFAHEFQYETKFYKYLQEDADEDYFGEAYQPADLEDRARLKTMYNRLSLNYGDRIFGDLKFKASHYNYNYYFNTILYTEDGIIGNKLKGDEIAIGGEWSKTIGRVSLNADIEVNMVGGLNGNTFNGTASYDINDDLKLSGFISSTARMPNYNFLLYLSNYKNYNWQNDGNFNTEKVYTLGGTLRSKKWGSVTASYSTIDDYTYFYETADAEEQPDMILSSPAQYGGTINYLKIKGENEFRLGKFALRNTIMYQNVGQDDPVMNTPEFITRNTLYYSNYVFKKAMFLQTGITFKYFTEYHADGYNPLLGEFYTQTREKIGGFPLLDFFINARVRQTRIYLKAEHFNSSFTGYNFYSAPNYPYRDFIVRFGLVWNFFR; encoded by the coding sequence ATGAAGCGTATATTTTTCTTATGTACCCTGTTGCTTTTTGCGTTTGTTGTGAAAGCCCAGGAAAAGAAGCCCTCGGAAAAGAGGGGAAATACAATATCCCGTCCTTCCGGAAAAGATTCAGGCAGGCCCGCAAATGATTCTGTTCCCGATGTATCGATAAAAGATTATAAGATCATCTCCTACAAACGGGATACCACCCATCTCGATACTTCATTGACCATAGACAAGGAATATAAATACAATTACCTCAGAAGAGACAATTTTGAATTGCTGCGTTTTTCCAATATGGGGCAAACGTACAATTCGCTGGCAAAGAATTTCAGGACAGCAGGTCTGTATCCGCAACTGGGGGCGCGTTCCAAGCACTTCAATTACATGGAGGCAGAGGATATAAATTATTATAGTGTGCCCACGCCAACTACCGATCTTCTCTTTAAAACCACTATGGAGCAGGGACAGTTGCTCGATGCTTTTATCACGATGAATACGTCCCGGCAGTTTAACCTTTCCGTAGCCTACAAGGGTATGCGTTCGCTGGGTAAATATCAGCATATACTGTCCAGTACCGGAAATTTTCGTGTTACAGCCAATTATACCACAAAAGACAATAAATACAGGATGCGGGCACATTTTACCGCCCAGGATATCCTGAACCAGGAGAATGGGGGAATATCAAACAGGACGCAGTTTGAATCCGGCGAACCCGAATTTACTGACCGGGCCCGGATGAATGTGTTTTTCGAGAATGCCGAGAACCTGCTCATAGGCAAAAGGTATTTCCTTGACCAGGAATATTTTCTCGTACGTCCCGGAAAAGCCTTCTCCAGGCTGTCCTTTGCCCATGAATTTCAATATGAAACCAAATTTTACAAGTATTTGCAGGAAGATGCGGACGAAGACTATTTCGGAGAAGCCTACCAGCCTGCCGATCTGGAGGACAGGGCAAGGCTCAAAACCATGTATAACCGTTTGAGCCTTAATTATGGCGACAGAATATTCGGAGACCTGAAGTTTAAGGCAAGTCACTATAATTACAATTATTATTTTAATACCATACTTTATACCGAAGACGGTATTATAGGTAATAAGCTCAAAGGAGATGAGATTGCCATAGGCGGAGAATGGTCGAAAACCATAGGAAGAGTAAGCCTCAATGCCGATATTGAAGTGAATATGGTGGGTGGCCTTAATGGTAACACTTTTAACGGGACGGCCTCATATGATATTAATGACGACCTGAAACTTTCGGGCTTTATTTCTTCCACGGCCCGGATGCCCAATTATAATTTTCTCCTGTATCTCAGCAACTATAAAAATTACAACTGGCAGAACGATGGTAACTTCAATACGGAAAAGGTATATACGCTTGGGGGGACATTGCGGTCAAAAAAATGGGGGAGCGTAACGGCCAGCTATTCCACCATAGATGACTATACCTATTTTTATGAAACTGCAGATGCGGAGGAACAGCCGGACATGATCCTGTCCAGCCCCGCACAGTACGGAGGCACCATAAATTACCTGAAAATAAAAGGTGAAAATGAATTCAGGCTGGGGAAATTTGCGCTCCGCAATACGATAATGTATCAGAATGTCGGACAAGATGATCCGGTGATGAACACTCCGGAATTTATTACCAGGAATACGCTTTACTATTCTAATTATGTATTTAAAAAAGCCATGTTCCTGCAAACGGGAATTACGTTTAAATACTTTACCGAATATCATGCGGATGGTTATAATCCGTTGCTGGGGGAATTCTATACGCAAACCCGTGAAAAGATAGGAGGCTTCCCTTTACTCGACTTTTTTATCAATGCCCGTGTTCGTCAAACCCGGATTTACCTGAAGGCAGAACACTTTAATTCTTCGTTTACGGGATATAATTTCTATTCTGCCCCGAATTATCCCTATCGGGATTTTATTGTACGTTTCGGTCTGGTGTGGAATTTCTTCAGATAA